One Bacteroidota bacterium DNA window includes the following coding sequences:
- a CDS encoding NAD(P)H-binding protein, whose translation MKEKTAIIIGATGLVGGALLDQLLEDPAYSSVVIFVRRSTEKQHPKLVEHVIDFAEPDSWKDLVKGDVLFSALGTTRKQAGSVAAQRIVDYDYQFQFAKIAAANGVPSYVLISSVGADAHAGNAYFKMKGELDRDVQKLGFPNVQILRPGPLQGPRDQPRSGEALSLRLIKFLNALGFFKKYKPVSGEQVARVMRKVAVWHGNPAKVHEPMDIFPHLGGNQ comes from the coding sequence ATGAAAGAAAAAACTGCCATCATCATTGGCGCAACAGGTTTGGTGGGTGGCGCGCTGCTCGACCAATTGCTCGAAGATCCTGCCTACAGCAGCGTTGTGATTTTTGTGCGCCGCAGCACGGAAAAGCAACATCCAAAGTTGGTGGAACATGTGATCGATTTTGCGGAGCCCGATTCTTGGAAGGATTTGGTCAAAGGGGATGTCCTGTTTTCTGCCCTCGGGACAACACGGAAACAAGCCGGAAGTGTTGCCGCGCAACGTATCGTCGACTATGATTACCAATTCCAATTTGCAAAAATCGCCGCCGCAAACGGCGTCCCGAGCTATGTCCTGATCTCATCGGTCGGTGCAGATGCGCATGCCGGGAATGCCTATTTCAAAATGAAGGGAGAACTTGACCGCGATGTCCAGAAATTGGGCTTCCCCAACGTGCAGATTTTGCGTCCAGGTCCGCTGCAAGGCCCGCGTGATCAGCCGCGAAGCGGCGAGGCCCTCAGTTTGCGGCTGATAAAATTCCTCAACGCTTTGGGATTCTTCAAAAAATACAAACCCGTTTCAGGCGAGCAAGTGGCAAGGGTCATGCGCAAAGTTGCCGTATGGCATGGAAATCCTGCGAAGGTGCATGAGCCGATGGACATCTTCCCCCATCTGGGTGGAAATCAATAG